The Longimicrobium sp. genomic interval TACATCGGGCGCAGGGTGCCCTGGTGGAAGGTGTCGGTCGCGTCGTTCACCGGCTACGCCATCTCCAACAGCGTGGGGTTCGCCCTGATCTCGGGCACCTCCGTGCGCTACCGCTTCTACTCGCGCTGGGGGCTCACGGCGGGCGAGATCTCGCGCATCGTGCTCTTCTACTTCGGCACCTTTTGGCTGGGGCTGCTGGTGCTGGGCGGGTGGAGCCTGGCGCTGGACCCCCACCCCACGCTCAACGCGGCGTGGGACATCACGGCGCGGGTGCTGGGGTGGGGCCTCCTGGCCTCGGCGGTCCTGTACTTCACCGCCTCCGCCGTCTGGCGCCGCCCGATCCAGTTCATGCGCTGGCGGTTCGAGCTTCCGCCGCCGCTGATCGTGGCGCTGCAGTTCGTCCTCTCCACCATCGACTGGGCGCTGGCGGCCGGGATCTTTTACGTTCTGATCCCCCACTCGCAGCTCTCCTTCGCCGAGTTCATGAGCGCCTTCCTGACGGCGCAGATGATCGGGTTGCTCAGCCACGTGCCCGGCGGCGCGGGTGTGTTCGAAGGGACGATGGCCGTCCTGCTGGGCGGCTACCTCACGCCGGAGCAGCTCCTCTCGTCGCTGGTGCTGTACCGGCTGGTGTACTACGTGGGGCCGCTGGGCGTGGCGCTGATGATCCTGGTGGCGGACGAGGTGCGCCAGCGGCGGCACTACTTCGTGCGCTGGACGAGCACCTTTGGAGCGCTGTCGCTCCAGCTGGCGCCCAAGGTGCTGGCGGCGTTCACCTTCGTGGGCGGGGGCGTGCTCCTCTTTTCCGGCGCCACGCCTGGGGAGGAGGGGCGCGTGTACGCCCTCACTCGGGTGCTGCCGCTGGCGGTGGTGGAGGCCAGCTACTTCCTGGGGAGCGTGGTGGGAGTGGGGCTGCTGATCGTCTCCAACGGGGTGGCGCGGCGGCTGGACCTGGCGTACTACCTGGCCGCGGCGGGGCTGGCGGCGGGGATCGCGGCCTCCATCCTCAAGGGCGGCGACTACGAGGAGGCGTCGCTGCTGGCGTTCGTGCTGGTGGGGCTCATCCTCAGCCGCCCGGCCTTCGACCGCAAGGCGGAGTTCTTTGACGCGCGCTTCAATCCGGGGTGGATCCTGGCGATGGTGGCGGTGGTGGGTGCCTCGGTCTGGCTCGCCTTCTTCGCCTTCTCGCACGTGGAGTACTCCAGCGAGCTGTGGTGGCGCTTCGCGGCCAACCAGGACGCCCCGCGCGCCCTCCGCGCCTCCGTTGGCGCGACGGTGGCGATCATGGCCTTCGGCGTCTTCCGCCTCCTGCGCCCGGCGCCGCCGGAGATCCACCCGCCCACCGAGGATGAGCTGGTGGCGGCCGCCGCGGCGATCGCGCGGCAGCCGTCCACCGTTCCGTACCTGGTGTACCTGCGCGACAAGTCGCTCCTCTTCAACGAGGACCGCTCGGCCTTCCTGATGTACGGCGTGCAGGGGCGCACCTGGGTGGCGATGGGCGACCCCGTGGGCGAGCACCGCGAGGCGACGGAGCTGATCCGCCAGTTCTTCGGCCGCACGGACGACTTCGGCGGCGTACCCGTGTTCTACCAGGTGCGAAAGGAGCGCCTCCACCAGTACGCGGACTTCGGCCTCACCTTCGTGAAGCTGGGCGAGGAGGCGTTCGTGGAGCTGGACGGGTTCCACCTGGACGGCGCGGACCGCAAGCCCTTCCGCCTGGCCCTCAACCGCTTCGCGCGCAGCGGGATGACCTTTCGCGTCGTCCCCGTCCCCGAGGTGCCCGCGCTCCTTCCGCAGCTGGAGGAGGTGTCGCGCGAGTGGCTGGTGCGCAAGCGCGCGGCGGAGAAGGGTTTCTCGCTCGGCTTCTTCACCCCCGATTACGTGCGGCGCTTCCCCGTGGCCGTGATCGAGGAGGAGGGGCGCGTGATGGCCTTCGCCACGGTGTGGCCGGGCTCGGACCGCCAGGAGCTCTCCGTGGACCTGATGCGCTTCCGCGACGATGCGCCGCGCAGCATCATGGAGGTGCTCCTCCTGCAGCTGATGGCGTGGGGGAAGGAGGAGGGTTTCCGGCGCTTCAACCTGGGGATGGCGCCGCTCTCTGGCCTGGAGCTCTCCGCCGTGGCGCCGGTGTGGACGCGCGTGGGGCACTTCCTTTTCGAGCAGGGGGAGGCGTTCTACAACTTCCAGGGGCTGCGCAGCTACAAGGAGAAGTTCCACCCGGTGTGGGAGCCGCGCTACCTGGCGTACCCCGGCGGCCTCGCCCTGGCCCGCATCATGGCCGACGTCTCCGCCTTGATCGCCGGCGGCTATCGCGGCATCTTTCGCCGGGGCGAGCCTTGAACTGCCGTTTCACACAGAGACACGGAGGAACAGAGAGGACACAGAGGATCTCAGCGAAGCCCTCCCCTTCCTTGTGGTGGAGTTCCCCCTCGCCGGTGGACACCGAGCTAAGCCCGCGGTGTAGTAGCC includes:
- the mprF gene encoding bifunctional lysylphosphatidylglycerol flippase/synthetase MprF; amino-acid sequence: MNRLRMWGPAVLGLLLFAAAGYVLHHQLRGVSYQEVRATLATLPRTALLASVLICAVNYFILTGFDLLGFYYIGRRVPWWKVSVASFTGYAISNSVGFALISGTSVRYRFYSRWGLTAGEISRIVLFYFGTFWLGLLVLGGWSLALDPHPTLNAAWDITARVLGWGLLASAVLYFTASAVWRRPIQFMRWRFELPPPLIVALQFVLSTIDWALAAGIFYVLIPHSQLSFAEFMSAFLTAQMIGLLSHVPGGAGVFEGTMAVLLGGYLTPEQLLSSLVLYRLVYYVGPLGVALMILVADEVRQRRHYFVRWTSTFGALSLQLAPKVLAAFTFVGGGVLLFSGATPGEEGRVYALTRVLPLAVVEASYFLGSVVGVGLLIVSNGVARRLDLAYYLAAAGLAAGIAASILKGGDYEEASLLAFVLVGLILSRPAFDRKAEFFDARFNPGWILAMVAVVGASVWLAFFAFSHVEYSSELWWRFAANQDAPRALRASVGATVAIMAFGVFRLLRPAPPEIHPPTEDELVAAAAAIARQPSTVPYLVYLRDKSLLFNEDRSAFLMYGVQGRTWVAMGDPVGEHREATELIRQFFGRTDDFGGVPVFYQVRKERLHQYADFGLTFVKLGEEAFVELDGFHLDGADRKPFRLALNRFARSGMTFRVVPVPEVPALLPQLEEVSREWLVRKRAAEKGFSLGFFTPDYVRRFPVAVIEEEGRVMAFATVWPGSDRQELSVDLMRFRDDAPRSIMEVLLLQLMAWGKEEGFRRFNLGMAPLSGLELSAVAPVWTRVGHFLFEQGEAFYNFQGLRSYKEKFHPVWEPRYLAYPGGLALARIMADVSALIAGGYRGIFRRGEP